The Montipora capricornis isolate CH-2021 chromosome 6, ASM3666992v2, whole genome shotgun sequence genome has a window encoding:
- the LOC138053287 gene encoding uncharacterized protein: MSAVEEGALSEKLPYLKNSRSGYLSTVTTKLNEIDALLSNEENLERVREKLSEFVTAFEKFKEAHILYLSFVEDEDCIARSQESFDREVVRKDNFIQRVQEWIVRVEEAVRLDAQIGPQDSVSRIGSRSTSKPSKRSEHSSRSGSHKSSGTSLSVVRAKEAARMAELKAEAAILKKRQFLEEQRFRLNQDEKRLTLETEIAKSKAREDALASMDPNRRLVVPEPTGVQSKPRSVVLNQTTSEMRSRVPVQSLPVARGFSTHNPEAPEWQHRPSVINKRKSSSDSSHSGAPSSPSERAFHEMLELHQHQNILQQQQNNIVEMLVTQQKKSSLPSPRVPNFDGDPLEYGSFIRAFENIIESKTSSSSERLYYLEQFTSGDVKELVRSCQYLPPDAGYDEARRLMKKKFGDDFRVVAAYESKALSWPEVRAEDGVGLNRFSLFLMRCKNAMEGSGHLTKLEQPDTIRKLVLKLPFNMRVRWRRLVDDVMETEARAAMFADFANFVDHEARIATNPVFGRILEDARPKLDRRDARLQKRSVSKGPGELSFAAQVDSRQNSPARAATPRGSANSVGEMSCLYCNAGHALENCSSLRSRPYSERIEFLKLKGLCFGCLFDGHTARNCPQRKTCSFPNCPKKHPSVLHTNSAPRNPEEVNPRASQHSLEGVARVHNAMVNPDGKIKSSRNEGLSRTGMAVVPVKVWAKGCKTPVVTNAFLDSGSSSTFCTEALRKQLGVSGPRAKISLTTLEKKDSLVDSIIVADLTISYLDENVFIKLPMLYTRPSIPVAREDIPTQDDVDKWPHLSGVHLPRVDAEVGLLIASDVPEVLDPLEVKHSEGGGPYASRTRVGWAVNGPLVPYPHCSRPSSFFVKADTELHRMVQDFYNRDFSESIADNHTELSQEERLFIESVKKSVELKNGHYEIALPFKDVQRPVPNNRVQAEQRVIWLKKRLEKNPELLNDYKGFVQDIVTKGYAQKVPEHSKESDCEGNTWFIPHHGIYHPHKPGKIRVVFDCSARFKGTSLNDLLMKGPDLTNSLLGVLTRFRQDHVAVMADIQEMFHQVRVPRGDDSFLRFLWWPNGDLSRGLIEYQMTVHLFGAVSSPACSNYALRKTADDNAQHFSCDAVNTIKRNFYVDDCLKSLPSVKDAITHVRELCSLLQRGGFRLPKWVSSSREVLESIPVKDRGQEIKKLDLQKDELPVECALGVQWRIEDDTFGFNVNLKPKAPTRRGILSVVGSVFDPFGFVAPFVLTGKKILQDLCRLKLGWDDEVPAEHGLRWQRWLMDIPKLSQFTIKRCLKPADFKSTVSSQLHHFSDASEIGFGSVSYLRLEDDCGRIYCTILQGKSRLVPLKQITIPRLELSAATVSIRLDKILKRELELSLTDESTFWTDSMSVLRYIKNESKRFHTFVANRIAVIRDGSHPDQWRHVAGYLNPGDDLSRGLSAEALLNSDRWLKGPAFLWLPKEFWPLGPLSLGSVLDTDPEVKVKAKVNVTSVTQSLCPLIEYFRRTSSWYRLKKSVAWILRYRENLLTASQSKKPIKSTLTPPKRPITVEEMKAAELEILKSVQKHHFAEEFYSLSKSASKGVPHVRKSSCLRRLDPVLIDGLLRVGGRLSLASKPFDYQHQIILPKNDHVSNLLVEHYHQMSGHSGREYVLSLLRERFWVVKGSSAVRKVLSRCTRCRRHQGPMCEQKMADLPVDRLTADQPPFTSVGVDYFGPLQVRRGRSLLKRYGVIFTCLAIRAVHVEVAHSLDTDSFLLALRRFIARRGQVKRIRSDNGTNFTSGEKELRDAINAWNKEKIRENMLQRNTYLFFRVDRSGCV; the protein is encoded by the coding sequence ATGTCGGCAGTTGAAGAAGGCGCCTTGAGCGAGAAGCTTCCTTATCTCAAGAATTCAAGATCGGGTTACTTATCTACTGTTACCACCAAGCTGAATGAAATCGACGCCCTACTGTCAAACGAAGAAAACCTTGAGCGAGTAAGAGAAAAGTTAAGCGAGTTCGTCACTGCCtttgagaaatttaaagaaGCACATATTCTTTACTTGTCGTTCGTCGAAGATGAGGATTGCATCGCGAGATCTCAAGAATCGTTTGATCGGGAAGTTGTACGAaaggataactttatccagcgAGTTCAAGAGTGGATTGTAAGAGTCGAAGAAGCAGTTCGGTTGGACGCTCAAATCGGTCCGCAAGATTCAGTGAGTCGCATCGGTTCCCGATCCACTTCTAAACCCTCAAAAAGGTCCGAGCATTCAAGTCGCAGTGGCTCACACAAAAGTAGTGGAACATCTCTATCGGTAGTCAGAGCCAAAGAAGCCGCGCGCATGGCGGAGCTGAAAGCTGAAGCAGCGATTCTTAAGAAGCGCCAGTTCCTAGAGGAACAAAGGTTTCGTTTGAATCAAGACGAAAAGCGCTTAACTTTAGAAACTGAGATTGCAAAGTCAAAAGCAAGAGAAGACGCCCTTGCATCTATGGACCCTAATCGGCGTTTAGTAGTTCCAGAGCCTACGGGAGTACAGTCTAAACCACGCTCAGTTGTTCTGAACCAAACCACGTCGGAAATGCGATCGCGTGTACCAGTTCAGTCGTTACCAGTTGCGAGAGGTTTTTCTACCCACAACCCAGAAGCGCCGGAATGGCAACACCGCCCGTCAGTTATTAATAAGAGAAAATCTTCGTCCGACTCTAGTCACTCGGGTGCACCATCTTCACCTAGTGAAAGGGCCTTCCACGAGATGCTGGAGTTGCACCAGCACCAGAATATATTACAGCAACAGCAGAACAACATCGTTGAGATGCTTGtgacacaacaaaagaaaagttcTCTTCCCAGTCCTAGGGTTCCTAACTTTGATGGTGATCCGTTGGAGTACGGTTCCTTCATTAGAGCCTTCGAGAATATAATTGAATCCAAAACGTCGAGCAGTAGTGAGAGGCTATACTATCTCGAGCAGTTTACCAGCGGTGATGTGAAAGAGCTTGTGAGATCATGCCAGTATTTGCCTCCCGACGCGGGATATGATGAAGCCCGACGgcttatgaaaaagaaatttggcgATGATTTTCGCGTCGTAGCTGCTTATGAAAGCAAAGCTTTGAGCTGGCCTGAGGTAAGGGCTGAGGATGGAGTGGGTCTGAACAGGTTCTCTCTTTTCCTCATGAGATGTAAAAACGCAATGGAGGGTAGTGGTCACTTAACTAAGCTGGAACAGCCAGACACCATAAGGAAGCTAGTGTTGAAGCTGCCTTTCAATATGAGAGTGAGATGGCGCCGTTTGGTCGATGATGTCATGGAGACAGAGGCAAGAGCTGCTatgtttgctgattttgccaatttcgtggATCACGAAGCGAGGATAGCAACTAACCCCGTGTTTGGAAGGATCCTTGAAGACGCGAGGCCCAAGTTGGATAGGCGAGACGCCCGTTTGCAGAAACGTTCTGTCTCAAAAGGGCCAGGGGAGCTCAGTTTTGCTGCACAAGTTGACAGTCGCCAGAATTCACCTGCCCGTGCTGCTACCCCTCGTGGATCAGCCAATTCAGTAGGAGAAATGTCATGCTTGTACTGTAACGCTGGACATGCCCTGGAAAACTGCAGTTCACTCAGGAGTCGTCCGTACAGTGAAAGGATAGAGTTCTTAAAGCTGAAAGGCCTCTGTTTTGGTTGTTTGTTTGATGGTCACACGGCAAGAAATTGCCCTCAGAGGAAAACGTGTTCGTTTCCAAACTGCCCCAAGAAGCACCCTTCCGTTCTGCACACGAACTCTGCGCCACGAAACCCGGAAGAAGTCAATCCACGCGCCAGTCAACATTCACTCGAGGGAGTCGCGCGCGTTCACAATGCTATGGTAAATCCAGATGGGAAAATCAAGTCTTCCAGGAATGAAGGCCTCTCTAGAACAGGCATGGCTGTTGTCCCTGTGAAAGTCTGGGCTAAGGGATGTAAAACGCCAGTAGTCACCAACGCCTTTCTGGACAGCGGTAGTTCATCTACGTTCTGCACCGAGGCCCTAAGGAAACAGTTGGGTGTGAGTGGTCCAAGGGCTAAAATTTCCCTGACTACGCTGGAAAAGAAGGACAGTCTCGTTGATAGCATTATTGTCGCAGATCTTACCATCTCCTATCTAgacgaaaacgtttttattaaactTCCAATGCTTTACACAAGACCCAGCATACCAGTGGCGAGAGAAGACATACCTACCCAGGATGACGTTGACAAGTGGCCGCACTTAAGTGGAGTACACCTACCCAGGGTCGATGCGGAGGTTGGTCTGCTGATTGCAAGTGACGTCCCTGAAGTTCTGGATCCCTTGGAAGTTAAGCATAGTGAAGGTGGAGGCCCTTACGCCTCACGTACGCGCGTCGGATGGGCAGTTAATGGTCCTTTGGTACCTTATCCTCATTGTTCTCGTCCTTCAAGCTTCTTTGTTAAGGCCGATACTGAGCTGCACCGGATGGTACAAGATTTCTATAACCGCGACTTCAGTGAGTCTATTGCCGATAATCATACAGAGCTATCCCAAGAAGAGCGTCTTTTCATAGAAAGCGTAAAAAAATCAGTAGAATTGAAGAACGGCCATTACGAGATCGCTTTACCTTTCAAAGATGTGCAACGTCCTGTTCCAAATAATCGTGTTCAAGCAGAACAGCGTGTCATATGGCTAAAGAAAAGGTTAGAGAAAAACCCAGAGCTGCTTAACGACTACAAAGGCTTCGTTCAGGACATTGTTACTAAGGGTTATGCCCAAAAAGTTCCCGAACACAGTAAGGAATCAGACTGCGAAGGAAACACGTGGTTCATCCCTCACCACGGAATTTACCACCCTCACAAACCCGGAAAGATTCGTGTTGTCTTTGACTGCTCGGCAAGGTTTAAAGGAACTTCACTCAACGATCTGTTGATGAAGGGGCCAGATCTTACAAATTCCCTCCTGGGTGTTCTCACAAGATTTCGCCAAGATCACGTGGCTGTAATGGCAGACATTCAGGAGATGTTCCATCAGGTTAGAGTTCCTAGAGGTGACGATTCATTTCTTCGCTTCTTATGGTGGCCGAACGGCGATTTATCACGTGGATTAATAGAATATCAGATGACCGTGCATCTATTTGGAGCTGTGTCTTCACCAGCTTGCTCCAATTATGCCCTCCGGAAAACAGCCGATGATAACGCCCAGCACTTCTCCTGTGATGCGGTGAACACAATCAAGCGGAATTTTTACGTTGATGACTGCTTGAAGTCCCTCCCGTCAGTCAAGGATGCTATAACGCATGTCCGTGAGTTGTGCAGCCTCCTGCAGCGGGGAGGTTTTCGCCTGCCAAAGTGGGTGAGCAGTAGCCGAGAAGTTCTGGAAAGCATCCCTGTTAAAGACCGTGGTCAAGAAATCAAGAAGCTAGACCTTCAAAAGGATGAGTTACCAGTTGAGTGTGCGCTTGGTGTTCAATGGAGGATAGAAGATGACACGTTTGGCTTCAATGTTAACCTCAAACCCAAGGCCCCTACCCGTAGAGGCATTCTGTCTGTCGTGGGGTCAGTTTTCGATCCCTTTGGTTTTGTCGCCCCCTTCGTCCTAACTGGTAAGAAGATTCTTCAAGACTTGTGCCGGTTAAAGTTGGGTTGGGATGATGAAGTGCCTGCTGAACACGGATTACGTTGGCAAAGATGGCTGATGGACATCCCCAAGCTCTCACAGTTCACGATAAAACGCTGTCTCAAACCAGCCGACTTCAAAAGTACCGTATCCAGTCAGCTTCACCATTTTTCTGACGCTTCGGAGATTGGTTTCGGATCGGTCTCGTACTTACGACTGGAAGATGACTGTGGCAGAATTTACTGTACTATCCTGCAAGGAAAGTCGCGCCTCGTACCTCTGAAGCAAATAACAATTCCTCGCCTGGAGCTGTCGGCCGCAACAGTCTCAATCCGGTTGGATAAGATTTTGAAGAGAGAGCTTGAGTTGTCGCTAACCGATGAGTCAACCTTCTGGACGGACAGCATGTCTGTGTTACGCTATATAAAGAATGAGAGCAAGCGGTTCCACACCTTCGTAGCGAATCGTATAGCCGTCATACGGGATGGATCTCACCCAGACCAGTGGAGACACGTAGCCGGATATCTAAACCCAGGCGACGACCTTTCAAGAGGCTTGTCAGCAGAAGCTCTTCTGAACTCTGATCGTTGGTTAAAGGGGCCGGCGTTTCTCTGGTTGCCAAAAGAGTTCTGGCCTCTTGGTCCTTTATCGCTGGGCAGTGTTCTTGATACAGATCCAGAGGTGAAGGTGAAAGCCAAGGTTAACGTGACGTCAGTAACACAGTCCTTATGTCCTTTGATAGAGTACTTTCGTAGAACGTCTTCCTGGTATCGCCTCAAAAAATCGGTTGCTTGGATTCTACGCTACCGTGAGAATTTGCTGACGGCTAGTCAAAGCAAGAAGCCGATAAAATCCACCCTAACTCCACCAAAACGGCCCATCACCGTGGAAGAAATGAAAGCAGCGGAGTTAGAAATTCTCAAGAGTGTTCAGAAGCACCACTTCGCCGAAGAATTTTACTCACTTTCCAAATCTGCAAGCAAAGGCGTGCCCCATGTTAGAAAAAGTAGTTGCCTTAGGAGACTGGACCCAGTTCTCATCGATGGCCTTCTGCGCGTTGGCGGACGACTGAGTCTAGCGTCAAAACCATTTGATTATCAGCACCAGATCATTTTACCAAAGAATGATCACGTATCCAACCTATTGGTCGAGCACTATCATCAGATGTCCGGGCATTCTGGTAGAGAATACGTGTTGAGTCTCCTACGCGAGCGTTTCTGGGTCGTCAAAGGAAGTTCCGCTGTTAGGAAAGTGTTATCGAGGTGCACACGTTGTAGGCGTCACCAAGGCCCTATGTGCGAGCAGAAAATGGCCGATCTCCCCGTGGATCGTCTAACCGCAGATCAACCGCCCTTTACGTCAGTCGGTGTTGATTATTTTGGCCCCCTTCAAGTGCGACGCGGACGAAGCCTTCTCAAAAGATATGGAGTTATCTTCACCTGCCTTGCAATTCGAGCTGTGCACGTTGAAGTAGCCCATAGCCTAGACACCGACTCCTTTCTCTTAGCTCTAAGACGATTTATAGCAAGAAGAGGTCAGGTCAAGCGAATACGATCAGATAACGGCACAAATTTCACTAGCGGCGAAAAGGAACTCCGCGATGCCATTAATGCCTGGAATAAAGAGAAAATTCGTGAGAATATGCTGCAAAGGAATACATACCTCTTCTTCAGAGTAGACAGAAGTGGCTGCGTCTGA
- the LOC138053286 gene encoding uncharacterized protein encodes MRTVKGGMDCIGLRWNEKKCAVVHVKRGCVKQTENMEIDELKSIKSLGEESTYKFLGVLENSKQEDKLVLENASKEYLRRLAIIWSSPLSDHSRVVATNQYALPVLSYLMWTQTWPLAQLQQVDREARKIIVQFGGKHPQGSTAILYMSRKCGGRGLRSVETTYKDIKIKAAMKLYYNPDPSMEAVRLFEEKSVRGGRHSAIKDARRYAEELGLHLKLEYPEPMCVTDDGKEVNGKKVKGCIAKVRQEEVRAKVKEEKWQGKMICNRWEDVHLEQGDCFAWLSCWKAAPTNVVVGIQELYEQLLPTKVFYHRKVGTSGSGEEKCRMCGKATESVPHILAGCGALAQTLYLARHNNALKILFFQVIRALDLVTSEVPWFSKIQPKPMYENERAIAYWDIPLYADNTHVKANRIDATIVDKENKKVSVIEMSCPWIENRVEKDAEKTTKYGPLRWELEQRYPEYRVKQFNIIVDVLGGYSRDVRKALKELVGDKSDTIALQIQKSVITSSLNIARRFKLLK; translated from the coding sequence ATGAGAACTGTAAAGGGAGGAATGGACTGCATTGGATTGAGATGGAATGAGAAAAAATGTGCGGTAGTGCATGTGAAGAGAGGGTGTGTAAAGCAAACGGAGAATATGGAGATTGATGAGCTGAAGTCGATCAAGAGCCTTGGAGAAGAAAGTACTTACAAGTTCCTGGGTGTATTAGAGAATTCTAAGCAGGAAGATAAGTTGGTTCTTGAGAATGCGTCGAAGGAGTACTTGCGCCGATTGGCGATTATTTGGTCCAGTCCACTCTCAGACCACTCTAGGGTAGTTGCAACTAACCAATATGCGCTACCTGTGTTATCTTATTTAATGTGGACGCAGACCTGGCCACTGGCGCAGCTTCAACAAGTAGACAGAGAGGCAAGAAAGATAATAGTAcaatttggaggaaaacatcccCAAGGATCAACAGCTATACTATATATGAGTAGGAAATGTGGGGGGAGAGGATTAAGATCGGTAGAGACAACATACAAGGATATCAAGATCAAGGCGGCTATGAAGCTCTACTATAACCCCGACCCATCTATGGAGGCAGTGAGATTGTTTGAAGAGAAGTCAGTGAGAGGAGGGCGGCACTCAGCTATCAAGGATGCAAGAAGGTATGCGGAGGAGTTGGGACTTCACCTCAAACTAGAGTACCCGGAACCAATGTGCGTCACCGACGACGGTAAAGAAGTAAATGGGAAGAAGGTTAAGGGGTGCATAGCTAAGGTGCGTCAGGAAGAAGTCCGAGCTAAAGTGAAGGAAGAAAAGTGGCAGGGGAAGATGATCTGTAACAGATGGGAGGACGTGCACTTAGAACAAGGAGATTGCTTtgcttggcttagttgttggaaAGCGGCACCCACGAATGTGGTTGTTGGTATACAAGAACTTTACGAACAGCTACTtccaacaaaggttttttatcaCAGAAAGGTGGGGACAAGTGGCAGCGGAGAGGAAAAGTGTCGAATGTGTGGAAAGGCAACAGAGAGTGTCCCACATATCCTAGCTGGTTGTGGGGCATTAGCCCAGACGTTGTATTTGGCAAGGCACAACAACGCTctcaagattttattttttcaagtgatcAGGGCGCTGGACCTAGTTACATCAGAGGTTCCTTGGTTTTCGAAGATCCAACCTAAGCCTATGTATGAAAATGAGAGGGCGATAGCATATTGGGACATTCCCTTGTATGCAGATAACACGCACGTAAAGGCGAATAGGATCGACGCTACCATCGTGGACAAGGAGAATAAGAAAGTATCGGTAatagagatgagctgcccctggaTTGAAAACAGGGTGGAGAAAGATGCCGAGAAGACAACAAAGTATGGGCCATTACGTTGGGAGCTCGAGCAGAGATATCCTGAATATCGTGTGAAACAGTTCAATATTATCGTGGATGTACTCGGAGGGTACTCAAGAGATGTCAGAAAAGCTCTTAAAGAACTAGTGGGCGATAAAAGTGACACAATAGCTCTGCAGATACAGAAGTCCGTAATCACAAGCTCACTTAATATTGCGAGGCGCtttaagcttttgaaataa